One segment of Roseisolibacter agri DNA contains the following:
- a CDS encoding vWA domain-containing protein yields the protein MRFHTYTKYSPELADAVDLQSLLDRLADFLLDSGFAGGPHHHPFWGDFGEDQDKSLDALRQAILDALLESGQFTPEMLEALRGEGTEDANEKLAQLLDQLVQRLTEEGYLTTSAPPQMPGTQQPVTGRGSLAHAASKDVQFNLTDKGIDFLGFKTLRHLLGSFGKSSVGSHDTPYLATGIEADGYTKPYEFGDVLNLDVNETLKNALARTGSLDVPMDIDYPDLAVRQAEYRSSCATVLMLDTSHSMILYGEDRFTPAKKVALALTHLIRTQFPGDSIKVILFHDSAEEIPMAKLAQAQVGPYHTNTAEGLKLARRLLLAQKKDMRQIVMITDGKPSALTMPNGQIYKNSMGLDAHVLAETLREVADCRRAGIVINTFMLARDRALVEFVKRVSEIARGKAYFTNTMSLGQFVLMDFLRKKTRRVS from the coding sequence ATGCGCTTCCACACGTACACCAAGTACAGCCCCGAGCTGGCCGACGCCGTCGACCTGCAGTCGCTGCTCGACCGCCTCGCCGACTTCCTGCTCGACTCGGGGTTCGCGGGCGGGCCGCACCACCACCCCTTCTGGGGCGACTTCGGCGAGGACCAGGACAAGTCGCTCGACGCGCTGCGGCAGGCGATCCTGGACGCGCTGCTGGAGAGCGGGCAGTTCACCCCCGAGATGCTGGAGGCGCTGCGCGGCGAGGGGACGGAGGACGCCAACGAGAAGCTGGCGCAGCTGCTCGACCAGCTGGTGCAGCGGCTCACCGAGGAGGGCTACCTCACGACCTCCGCGCCGCCGCAGATGCCGGGCACGCAGCAGCCGGTGACGGGCAGGGGCTCGCTCGCCCACGCGGCCAGCAAGGACGTGCAGTTCAACCTCACCGACAAGGGCATCGACTTCCTCGGCTTCAAGACGCTGCGGCACCTCCTGGGGTCGTTCGGCAAGTCGAGCGTCGGCAGCCACGACACGCCCTACCTCGCGACCGGCATCGAGGCCGACGGCTACACCAAGCCGTACGAGTTCGGCGACGTGCTGAACCTGGACGTCAACGAGACGCTGAAGAACGCGCTCGCGCGCACGGGGTCGCTCGACGTGCCGATGGACATCGACTACCCGGACCTCGCCGTGCGGCAGGCCGAGTACCGCTCCAGCTGCGCGACGGTGCTGATGCTCGACACGTCGCACTCGATGATCCTCTACGGCGAGGACCGGTTCACGCCCGCCAAGAAGGTCGCGCTCGCGCTCACGCACCTGATCCGCACGCAGTTCCCGGGCGACTCCATCAAGGTCATCCTCTTCCACGACTCGGCGGAGGAGATCCCGATGGCGAAGCTCGCGCAGGCGCAGGTGGGGCCGTACCACACCAACACGGCCGAGGGGCTGAAGCTCGCGCGGCGCCTGCTGCTGGCGCAGAAGAAGGACATGCGGCAGATCGTCATGATCACCGACGGCAAGCCGAGCGCGCTGACGATGCCCAACGGGCAGATCTACAAGAACTCGATGGGGCTGGACGCGCACGTGCTGGCCGAGACGCTGCGCGAGGTCGCGGACTGCCGCCGCGCGGGGATCGTCATCAACACCTTCATGCTCGCGCGCGACCGGGCGCTGGTGGAGTTCGTGAAGCGCGTCAGCGAGATCGCGCGCGGCAAGGCGTACTTCACCAACACGATGTCGCTCGGCCAGTTCGTGCTGATGGACTTCCTGCGCAAGAAGACCCGGCGCGTGAGCTGA